Below is a window of Desulfuromonas sp. TF DNA.
GCCATTCAGGTACAACTCTCCCTCCTTGCGCAGGAGGTCCAGCGCCACCAGGGCGTTCAGCAGGAGACTCAGCGCCCGCCCGTCAACCTGGAGCTCATAGGCCAGTTCGGCCGCCTCTCTCCCCTTCTCCAGCCTGGAGAAGAGATCCAGGTCATTGGCGGTGAAGAAAACCTTCGCCATCTGAAACCCGTGGGCCAGGCGCTGCAGGTCGCGAAACGATTCGATCTTCATGGGACCTCCATTTCGATAAAATTAATACAAAAAATGAAAATCTAATTGAACGCGGATCAAATCGGATAAAGGCGGATTTAAGACAAGAATGCCTTTATCCGATTTTATCCGAATCGGATCAGATTTTATCCGCGTGCAGGTTTTTCAGCTTTTTTACCTTGCCGACATCTCCCGTAGAACCCGCTGGCGCAGCTCGGCGAAGCGGGCCCGCCCCTCCCCCGCCAGAAAGTGTTCCACCAACCCAGCTTCCAGGGAAACCAGGAGAGTTTCCCGGTAGAGCTCAGCGAAGGGGCGTCCGGCGGCGCCGCTCCAGAAATCTTCGTAAAGACCTTCCATCGCCCCCATCCGCTCGGAGGCGATCTCCTCCCCCGCGCCGTCGTAGAGCGAAAGAATCCCGTCCGCCTCCGGTCCCAGCAGGCCCGAGCCCCGGAGGGTGAAAGCGAGGATTCCTTCCTGCGCCATCAGGGTCTTCAGCTCCGTCTCCCGGAGGAGGGCTCTCAGGCATCGGGGGTGCAGAACCCCCCGGCGGCGGCTGCGCTGATCGAAGAAGAAGTGTCCCCCCTCCCGGAGCGTTCCCTTGCCGCAGGCCGGACACTCAGCGGCCAGCCGCCGCGGCTTTCCGAGAGAACTGTCGGAGGTCCATCCGCCGGAAGAAGTCGGTCGAACCCTCATTGTTCCGGCGGCATCGAAGCGCTGCAGGACGAAATCGGCCAGTTCCCGGAACTGGCGGTGCACCGCCGTGGAGCGGGCATGGGTGAGAACCGGGTAGACCCGGCTGGTCAGGTTCGTCGCCAGCCCTTCCACCTTGGGACTTTTGGCGATACAGGTTTCCACCACCTGGTAGCCCCTCTCCCGGGCGGAGAAGACCAGGAATTCCCGCAGGCCGAGATTGTCCCGAAGGCGCAGACGGGCGTCGATAAGGCTGGGGATGAGCCACATCCGGGCTGGGTCGCCTGCCCCCTCCAGAATGGCGCTCTGAAGGGAGGCGGCATTGACCAGCGAAGGCCGGTCCTTGACCGGGGCGAGAACCAGATCGGCGGCAACAAGGGCATTGCGGGTGAAGTAGTCGAGGATGGGGCGGGTATCCAGAATGAGGATGCCGGAAAGAGCCGAACGGTCCAGAGCCCGCCTCAGATGATGAGGGTCGTCGTCGGGGGGCGACAGGGAGCGGTCGGAAGCGAGGAACTGCACGCCGTATTCCCCCATGGAAGCCAGCTCCGCGGCGGGAACGCCGGCAAAGAGACCGGCGACCGACGCGCCGCGCCGACGGCCGATGGCGAACATGCTGTCGACGCTGAAGTGATTGTCGAAGGAGGCGATGGTGACCGGAAGGTCCTCGCGCAGGGCCTTGAGATAGACAGCCAGATTGGTGGCGATTGTGGTCTTTCCGACCCCTCCCTTTTCGCTGGCTACGGTGATCACGAAGGGTGAAACAGGTTCCATGCGTTCCCCGTAGGGGCGAATTTCGTGCCCGCCCGCCCGTAGGGGCAATTCATGAATTGCCCCTACATCGCATCCGTCAATTGTCCCACCATCCAATCAACCGGTCTCGGCCAGTTGCAGTTCTTCCCAGCGACTGTAAAGACGGGTGATTTCCTCTTGAAGATCCCCATGGCGCAGCGACACCTCCCGCCAGCGGTCCCGGTCCTGGTAGAGCTGCGGATCGGCCATTTTGCGCTCCACCTCGGTCAACTCCGCTTCCTTGACCGTTATGGCCTCCTCGACATCGGCCAGTTCCTTCTGTCGCTTGCGTTCGGCGCGCTGCTCCTCCTTGCGCTCGAGATGCGCCTGGCGGCGATCTTCCTTGTCGAGTGGAGCCGGGACCTCTCCGGCTGCGATCTTCAGCTCTACCCGGCAGCTGCTGTGACTGTCGTCCCCGGCAGCGGCCTTGGCCCGTAAGAAATCCTCATAATTGCCGAGATGGGAGTCGGCCCGGCCGCCGCCGACCTCGATGATCCGGGTGGCCAGGGCGTCGACGAAATAGCGATCGTGGGAGACGAAGACCAGAGTTCCCTTGTAGCTTCGGAGGGAGTCGAGCAACACCTCCTTGGACTGGAGGTCGAGATGGTTTGTAGGCTCATCGAGCAGCAGCAGGTTGGCCGGCCGTAGCAGAAGAATGGCCAGAGCCAGGCGGTTGCGCTCTCCGCCGGATAGAACCGCCACTTTTTTCTGCACCTCGTCGCCGCTGAAGAGAAAGGCGCCGAGGATGTCGCGCACCTTCGGCACCATGGCAAAAGGGGCGGCAACGGTGATCTGCTCGAGGACCGTCTTGTCGGAATCGAGAACCTTCGCCTGGTCCTGGGCGAAATAGGCGAGTTGCAGATTGTGCCCTTCCTCGCGCCCTCCGCGGCGGGGAGCTTCCGCTCCGGCGAGCAGACGCATCAAGGTCGATTTGCCGGCGCCGTTGGCACCCACGAGAGCAATGCGCTCTCCCCGCTCGACAGAGAGATCGATCCCCTGAAGAACGCTCAGATCGCCGTATCCCTGTTCCACCCCCTTGAGTTCCACGGCAAGACGAGCTCCCTTGGGAGGGTCGGGAAAGCGGAAGGCGATTTTTTTCCGTTGCGGCGGCACCTGGATGCGTTCGACCTTCTCCAGTTGCTTGATGCGGCTCTGAACCAGCGATGCCTTGTTGGCCTGATAACGGAAGCGGCTGATGAAAGCCTCTGTCTTGGCGATTTCCTCGTTCTGGCGCTCCTTGGCGTCCATCAGGGCGGCGACGCGACGCTCGCGCTCTTCGAGATAGCGGCTGTAGTTGCCGGGATACTCGGTGAGGGCGCCGTTCCAGACCTCGACGATGCGCCCCACCACTTGGTCGAGAAAGAAACGGTCATGGGAGACGAGGACAACGGCAAAGGGATAGTTGGAGAGATACCCTTCGAGCCAGTCGCGGGCGGGCAGGTCGAGGTGGTTGGTCGGCTCATCGAGCAGCAGCAGGTTGGGGCGCTGCAGAAGAAGACGCGCCAGGGCGATACGCATCTGCCAGCCGCCGGAGAATTGTTCGCAGGGCTTCTCCCAGTCCTCCTCGGCAAATCCCAGGCCGCGCAGCACCTTGGAAATCTCCGCCTCCGTGGTGTAGCCGCCCCTCTGGCGAAAAGCCTCCTGGACCGTGGCATAGCGGTCCATGGCCTCAACGTCGTGGTGCTCGGCGATCTCCTGCTCCAGTTGGCGAAGCTCCTCTTCCATCCGGAGAAGCTCGCCCAGGGCGGAGCGGACCTCGACGAAGAGGGAGCGGCCGCGGTGCTCAAGGCCGTCCTGAGGGAGATATCCGAAGGTCGTCCCCTTGGCCGCCTGCACCTGACCGTCGTCCGGTGTTTCTCTTCCCGCCAGCATCTTCAGGAGGGTGGTCTTGCCGGCGCCGTTTTCGCCGCAAAGGCCTATGCGGTCGCTGGGGCGGATATGCCAGTCGATGCCGGCAAAAAGACGCCGACCTCCGAAATCCTTGATGACTTTTCTCAGCTGCAACATGCGCCATTTATACCACAACCCCCCGTCGTCTTAAAACCACGAAATCGGCAGAGTGCTTCGACAATAGATTGCGCTATTCAAAACTCCTATTTACTGCTATAATTAGAGCGTTTTGAGGGCTTCAGCAACAGCCCCTTTCCTTTATCTGCACCGGGCCCTTATGGCTCTGGATATAGAACATCACAGCGGATCCCGCCCGGGGTCGGCGCCGCCGCATCCTTTGAAATGCTTCCCTGAAAAGAGCACGCAGAGACGGCGGAAGGCAAACCGGGCACCGGACCCGCACCGGCAGGGCGTCGTGCCTTGCCGTAAGACCATTTAGGGCCGTCCCGCGGGGCGGCCGGAAGGACATTGCATGAGCAAAAAGATGCTGATCAACGCCACCCACCTCGAGGAGAACCGGGTGGCAATCGTCGAGGACGGGATTCTAAGCGAACTCGACATCGAAATCGCCGGAAAAGAACAGACACGGGGGAATATCTACAAGGGAACAGTCGTCCGGGTCGAGCCAGGTCTGCAGGCCGCCTTTATCGATTACGGCGGCGAGCGGATGGGCTTTCTCCAGATGGGCGAGATCCACCCTTCTTACTTCAAGGCCGCCGAAAAAAACAACGAAAGCAAGGGACGCCTGCGCATCTCCGACGTCTTGCGGCGGGGGCAGGAACTGCTGCTCCAGGTTGTCAAGGAGGAGCGCGGCACCAAAGGGGCGGCCCTCACCACCTTTCTTTCCCTCCCGGGGCGCTACATGGTGCTGATGCCCGAAAGCGACACCAAGGGGGTTTCCCGTAAGATCGAGGAGGAAGCACAGCGCAGAAAACTCAAAGAGGCCATGGCATCTCTCGACCTGCCCCCTAATCTGGGCTACATCGTGCGCACCGCCGGCATCGGCCAGACAACGGAGGAGCTGAAAAGGGATTTCGACTACCTGGTTCGCCTCTACCAGAACATTCAGAAAATGGGAGAGGAGTCGAGGGCGCCGGCGCTGATCTACAAGGAATCGAACCTGGTCATCCGCTCCATCCGGGACTATTTCAGCTCCGACATGGATGAGGTCCTGGTTGATGACCCCAAGGTTTTCCAGGAAGCCAAGGACTTCTTTCAACAGGTCATGCCCGAGTACGCCCGGCTTGTCAAGCTTCACCAGGAACGACGCCCCATCTTCTCCCGATACCAGATCGAGGAGCAGATAGAAACCATCAGTAAGAACAAGGTCCCTCTTCCATCCGGCGGCTCCATTGTCATCGACCAGACGGAGGCCCTTGTCGCCGTGGACGTCAACTCGGGTAAAATGGCATCCGAGCAAGGCGTGGAAGCGACCGCCTACAAAACCAACCTGGAAGCTGCCGCCGAGGTCGGCCGTCAATTGCGCCTGCGGGACCTGGGCGGATTGATCGTCATCGACTTCATCGACATGCGCGACCGCAAGCACATCCGGGAAATCGAGAAATCACTCAAGAACGCCCTTAAAAACGACAAGGCCCGGGTCACGGTGGGACGCATCAGCCAGTTCGGCCTGATGGAGATGAGCCGACAGCGAATCAAGGCAACCCTGGCGGAAGGCGCATATCTGACCTGCCCGCACTGTTTCGGCAGCGGCAAGATCAAGAGCCCCGAGGCACAGGCGGTGGCCTTTCTGCGAAAGGTCCAGTCCGGAGTGGCCAAAGGGAGCATCGGCCTGGTCGAAGGGGAAGTCCCCCTTGACGTGGCCATCTACCTGCTCAATTCCAAGCGGGAAGAGCTTCACGAAATGGAGCGGCAGCGCAACCTTTCCATTTTCATCAAAGGCCATCCGAACTTCGTCGCAGGCCAGGCTGAGCTGACGTTCCACAAGAGGGAAAAGGAAAGACTGGAGCCCGAGTACGTCAGCGCCGCCTCCGCGGTTGCCATACCGGAAATCGAGTCGGAACCCGAATCAGTCGTCAAGATTTCTCCGCAGGAGGTTGCGGCAACCGAAGAAGCCGCCGAACCCTTCGAACTTCAGGAAATTCCTGAAGCCGAAGGCGCAGCTGAAGGCGCTGTCGAGGGGGAGGGGAAAAAGAGGCGTCGCCGGCGTCGCCGGCGGAAAAAAGGCGAACAGGAAACAGGAACCCCGGAGGAAGAGGCGGCAGCAGAGGCCCGATCATCTGCCGAAGCGGTCGAGGAAGCCATTTCGACGGCTCCCGAAGCGGTCGAGGAAACGATCGCCTCGGCGCCGTCCAGCGAGGGGAGGACCAAACCAAAGCGCCGCCGCAGCCGAAAAAAGAAACCTGCTGTTGCAGAAGCATCTGCCGGTGCGGAAGCTCCGGCAGCTCAGGCTGAAACCGGTTCCTCGGGAACCCCGGCCGAAAGTGGGAGTGCGCGCGAGGGAGCGTTCTCCGAAGAAACTGCATCTCACTCGACTCCTCAAACCACTCAGGAGAGCAAACCGAGGCAGCATCGGCCCCGGGAAAAGCCCTCCATGGTCGAGGAACCGGTGAAAACGGCCGCGGCGCAAGCCGTGAAGGCCTCACCAGAAGCCGAAAAACAAGCCGGCGAAGGACCTGCGCCGACCAAGAAAGGGAATCCGGTGTCATCGCCCAGCACACGCGGCCGGTCCCGGAAGAAAACTCAGCCGGAAAAATCCATTGAGGAATCTGCCTCTGCAAGGATGGCGGAAGAGGGAGA
It encodes the following:
- a CDS encoding Rne/Rng family ribonuclease, coding for MSKKMLINATHLEENRVAIVEDGILSELDIEIAGKEQTRGNIYKGTVVRVEPGLQAAFIDYGGERMGFLQMGEIHPSYFKAAEKNNESKGRLRISDVLRRGQELLLQVVKEERGTKGAALTTFLSLPGRYMVLMPESDTKGVSRKIEEEAQRRKLKEAMASLDLPPNLGYIVRTAGIGQTTEELKRDFDYLVRLYQNIQKMGEESRAPALIYKESNLVIRSIRDYFSSDMDEVLVDDPKVFQEAKDFFQQVMPEYARLVKLHQERRPIFSRYQIEEQIETISKNKVPLPSGGSIVIDQTEALVAVDVNSGKMASEQGVEATAYKTNLEAAAEVGRQLRLRDLGGLIVIDFIDMRDRKHIREIEKSLKNALKNDKARVTVGRISQFGLMEMSRQRIKATLAEGAYLTCPHCFGSGKIKSPEAQAVAFLRKVQSGVAKGSIGLVEGEVPLDVAIYLLNSKREELHEMERQRNLSIFIKGHPNFVAGQAELTFHKREKERLEPEYVSAASAVAIPEIESEPESVVKISPQEVAATEEAAEPFELQEIPEAEGAAEGAVEGEGKKRRRRRRRRKKGEQETGTPEEEAAAEARSSAEAVEEAISTAPEAVEETIASAPSSEGRTKPKRRRSRKKKPAVAEASAGAEAPAAQAETGSSGTPAESGSAREGAFSEETASHSTPQTTQESKPRQHRPREKPSMVEEPVKTAAAQAVKASPEAEKQAGEGPAPTKKGNPVSSPSTRGRSRKKTQPEKSIEESASARMAEEGEPVEEARPAKAKPKRTVKKKEPAKVAAPAPEGTELTAAGSSEKIGKEDLGAKSERSLDTPEEKTAAEQKPKKRAPRKKAPAAQKEETKETTE
- a CDS encoding ParA family protein, whose translation is MEPVSPFVITVASEKGGVGKTTIATNLAVYLKALREDLPVTIASFDNHFSVDSMFAIGRRRGASVAGLFAGVPAAELASMGEYGVQFLASDRSLSPPDDDPHHLRRALDRSALSGILILDTRPILDYFTRNALVAADLVLAPVKDRPSLVNAASLQSAILEGAGDPARMWLIPSLIDARLRLRDNLGLREFLVFSARERGYQVVETCIAKSPKVEGLATNLTSRVYPVLTHARSTAVHRQFRELADFVLQRFDAAGTMRVRPTSSGGWTSDSSLGKPRRLAAECPACGKGTLREGGHFFFDQRSRRRGVLHPRCLRALLRETELKTLMAQEGILAFTLRGSGLLGPEADGILSLYDGAGEEIASERMGAMEGLYEDFWSGAAGRPFAELYRETLLVSLEAGLVEHFLAGEGRARFAELRQRVLREMSAR
- a CDS encoding ABC-F family ATP-binding cassette domain-containing protein; its protein translation is MLQLRKVIKDFGGRRLFAGIDWHIRPSDRIGLCGENGAGKTTLLKMLAGRETPDDGQVQAAKGTTFGYLPQDGLEHRGRSLFVEVRSALGELLRMEEELRQLEQEIAEHHDVEAMDRYATVQEAFRQRGGYTTEAEISKVLRGLGFAEEDWEKPCEQFSGGWQMRIALARLLLQRPNLLLLDEPTNHLDLPARDWLEGYLSNYPFAVVLVSHDRFFLDQVVGRIVEVWNGALTEYPGNYSRYLEERERRVAALMDAKERQNEEIAKTEAFISRFRYQANKASLVQSRIKQLEKVERIQVPPQRKKIAFRFPDPPKGARLAVELKGVEQGYGDLSVLQGIDLSVERGERIALVGANGAGKSTLMRLLAGAEAPRRGGREEGHNLQLAYFAQDQAKVLDSDKTVLEQITVAAPFAMVPKVRDILGAFLFSGDEVQKKVAVLSGGERNRLALAILLLRPANLLLLDEPTNHLDLQSKEVLLDSLRSYKGTLVFVSHDRYFVDALATRIIEVGGGRADSHLGNYEDFLRAKAAAGDDSHSSCRVELKIAAGEVPAPLDKEDRRQAHLERKEEQRAERKRQKELADVEEAITVKEAELTEVERKMADPQLYQDRDRWREVSLRHGDLQEEITRLYSRWEELQLAETG